In Natrinema sp. HArc-T2, a genomic segment contains:
- a CDS encoding ThiF family adenylyltransferase, with protein MSGDDSTANGGDGASSFGGNYTNEEGGEAISDKTGTEGKTRKPEPDRLAALHGRETVNATVGADEVHLSMTRERCRELREILYPHPEHPHAELGERGVIGIIVPSTGRNRTTFVLRELVIPDPEFEVGDRGHDDPCDIYEEGTGFDKRFWFDTSYRSRATDEAAALESDRAGLVYFHTHGPGVGVEPSQPDIDGAERDYRLHRRHFHDDSPMLKAIVSASSGTIDRTDEEAYLPEANQLRWHVRSFRPDEPDEPVRAGAVRVVGPRVEKHSTDTRPDGPAGAGGTPQYATQNSTEQLWGEPGQRILAGLRVGLVGCGGVGSILSEHIARLGAGEMVVADFDNIEYGNLNRAQGATETDARLERSKAEVAGELAMESATADDFEVRVVEGSIIEENPEDAVVPALLDCDIIINAADNAWARTVLDDLAYAHLIPVITGGTILRMDDGGTLSQSAKSEVMVTGPGHVCMECAYVYNQDDVSTAMRPPDVRGDGAYVRGGVDPDDQPRAPSVIGANATVAGMIEYRLKGLALGVTERVVGVQRHFPRTGLMEWGPTEECKDSCGRTKSNHLGMGDAFDLPTGTDPDLAYHRES; from the coding sequence ATGAGTGGTGACGATTCAACCGCGAACGGAGGTGACGGCGCATCCTCCTTCGGGGGTAACTACACAAACGAAGAGGGTGGCGAAGCCATCTCCGACAAGACCGGCACTGAGGGCAAAACCCGGAAACCAGAACCCGACCGACTCGCCGCATTACATGGCCGTGAAACGGTGAATGCAACGGTCGGCGCTGATGAAGTACACCTGTCGATGACTCGTGAGCGGTGCCGGGAACTCCGCGAGATTCTATACCCGCACCCCGAGCACCCCCACGCTGAACTTGGCGAACGCGGGGTCATCGGAATAATCGTGCCGAGTACGGGCCGAAACCGAACCACGTTCGTCCTCCGCGAACTCGTTATCCCCGACCCAGAGTTTGAGGTCGGAGATCGTGGCCACGACGACCCGTGCGATATCTACGAGGAAGGAACCGGGTTCGACAAACGGTTTTGGTTCGACACCTCCTACCGAAGTCGAGCGACCGATGAGGCGGCTGCGCTCGAATCCGACCGAGCTGGTCTCGTGTACTTCCACACCCACGGGCCGGGCGTCGGTGTCGAACCGAGTCAACCCGATATCGATGGGGCCGAACGTGACTACCGACTCCACCGCCGCCACTTTCACGATGACAGCCCTATGCTGAAGGCCATCGTCTCGGCAAGTAGCGGTACAATCGACCGGACCGACGAGGAAGCCTACCTCCCGGAAGCTAACCAGCTTCGCTGGCATGTCCGTTCGTTCCGGCCGGACGAGCCTGACGAACCCGTGCGCGCTGGTGCAGTTCGAGTCGTTGGTCCACGCGTCGAAAAACATTCAACTGATACCCGTCCTGACGGGCCAGCAGGTGCCGGAGGGACACCCCAATACGCCACGCAGAACTCAACGGAGCAACTGTGGGGCGAACCAGGCCAGCGAATCCTTGCAGGCCTCCGAGTCGGCCTCGTCGGCTGTGGCGGTGTCGGGTCGATACTCTCTGAACACATCGCCCGTCTCGGTGCTGGCGAGATGGTCGTTGCCGACTTCGACAACATCGAGTATGGGAACTTGAACCGGGCGCAAGGAGCGACCGAAACGGACGCTCGACTCGAACGCTCGAAGGCTGAAGTCGCAGGCGAACTCGCCATGGAGAGCGCGACCGCGGACGACTTCGAGGTCCGCGTCGTTGAAGGGAGCATCATCGAAGAAAACCCTGAGGACGCTGTAGTTCCGGCCCTCCTTGACTGCGACATCATCATCAACGCAGCAGATAACGCATGGGCACGGACCGTCCTCGACGACCTCGCCTACGCACACCTCATCCCCGTCATCACGGGTGGCACCATTCTTCGGATGGACGACGGCGGGACGCTATCCCAGAGCGCAAAATCGGAAGTGATGGTCACTGGACCGGGTCACGTCTGCATGGAGTGCGCGTACGTCTACAATCAGGACGACGTATCGACTGCCATGCGGCCGCCTGATGTTCGAGGCGACGGCGCCTACGTCCGGGGTGGCGTGGACCCGGACGACCAACCTCGCGCCCCGTCAGTCATCGGGGCGAACGCGACAGTCGCCGGAATGATAGAGTACCGGCTAAAGGGACTTGCCCTCGGTGTCACTGAACGCGTCGTCGGCGTTCAACGGCATTTCCCCCGTACCGGGTTAATGGAGTGGGGTCCGACAGAAGAGTGCAAGGACTCGTGTGGACGGACAAAGAGTAATCATCTTGGGATGGGCGATGCGTTCGACCTCCCAACAGGGACCGACCCAGATCTCGCGTACCACCGCGAATCCTAG